In the genome of Denticeps clupeoides chromosome 13, fDenClu1.1, whole genome shotgun sequence, one region contains:
- the znf414 gene encoding zinc finger protein 414 isoform X1, with protein MRPSSTCRSCFDCFMRHCPVQSSVCRIIVPVSVQVISTETMDYKQDPTLQQAGSHHEGPSLPCTFFSCKRTFTDAESLSSHLRDHQASTQSLPGKLFLCSSTGCNGQFTSMQQLMDHMRHHYKPNYFFLCESCRAKLRSYRTLLKHLQTCAKVAKTKAGRGVVQTPVPDAAEPYIAPPETTLEQMESEPEPTFAFPLATASLDSSIPHEHSSDLQAIDPAGLGRALSDASQSSPQLSAAVPPVTSPAELRSSRDTPIGSLPGPHGSNAVWRKNQGQSFHSRILWEHTRGRYGCLQCGHYTPSRKEMTEHIEDQHKNPAARVSSEIGMWIPNN; from the exons ATGCGTCCATCCAGTACGTGCCGTTCGTGTTTTGACTGCTTTATGCGACATTGTCCAGTACAATCTAGCGTCTGCAGGATTATCGTGCCCGTCTCAG TTCAGGTAATTTCCACTGAAACAATGGACTACAAGCAAGATCCTACACTACAACAAGCTGGCAGTCACCATGAAG GTCCTAGTTTGCCCTGCACATTCTTCAGTTGTAAGAGGACATTCACTGATGCAGAGTCGTTAAGCAGTCACCTCCGAGACCACCAGGCCTCTACACAGTCACTTCCTG GGAAATTGTTCTTATGTTCTTCAACAGGGTGTAATGGTCAATTTACCAGCATGCAACAGTTGATGGATCACATGAGGCACCACTACAAACCTAATTATTTCTTCTT GTGTGAGAGCTGTCGGGCTAAGTTGCGTTCTTACCGCACTCTCCTGAAACACCTCCAGACTTGCGCCAAAGTGGCCAAGACCAAGGCTGGTCGAGGCGTAGTTCAGACACCAGTTCCAGATGCTGCAGAGCCTTATATTGCCCCACCAGAGACTACGTTGGAGCAGATGGAGTCAGAACCTGAACCCACTTTTGCCTTTCCATTAGCCACAGCATCACTTGACTCCTCTATACCACACGAGCACTCATCTGACCTCCAAGCTATAGATCCTGCCGGGCTTGGAAGGGCGCTGTCTGATGCCAGCCAGTCTTCTCCTCAACTGTCAGCAGCTGTGCCTCCAGTCACTTCTCCAGCAGAGCTCCGATCCAGCAGAGACACTCCCATTGGGAGTCTTCCTGGACCACATGGTTCCAATGCTGTCTGGAGGAAAAACCAAG GGCAGTCCTTCCACAGCCGCATCCTGTGGGAACACACCAGGGGACGCTACGGCTGCCTGCAATGTGGCCACTATACTCCCAGCCGCAAGGAGATGACTGAGCACATTGAGGACCAGCACAAAAACCCTGCTGCCAGAGTCAGCAGCGAAATTGGAATGTGGATTCCAAACAATTAA
- the LOC114802402 gene encoding tissue factor-like isoform X2, which yields MDAATLVNFALVALATQSLGQDFLPTAENITWSSSNFKTMLMWSPPPKNYSYTVEFSSDGMDRQRSPSCIQSMETECDLTDQLKDLKATYTAVVLSEPLPHVHAGLEELPYSSSARFCPYRDTQIGRPNFSISLSNDNTKVTLHIKDPLTAIKRDGIFLNIRQIFRQDLKYRVLYNKAGQTGKKKKLSQSSMVELASLDKSGSYCFSVAAFIPSRRADRQLGTWSHLRCSPRSDRSPLAEYDLNVIGGLIGLLLISALAGVTVTVVCCRRRRRQNQKKCVATDEV from the exons ATGGACGCGGCGACTTTGGTGAACTTCGCCCTGGTCGCGTTGGCTACTCAGAGTTTAG GACAAGATTTTTTGCCTACTGCAGAAAATATAACCTGGTCATCTTCCAATTTCAAGACCATGTTAATGTGGAGCCCACCACCCAAAAATTATTCCTACACAGTGGAATTTTCAAG TGACGGCATGGACCGACAGAGGAGCCCTTCCTGCATTCAAAGCATGGAGACCGAGTGCGACCTGACCGACCAGCTGAAGGACCTGAAGGCCACCTACACCGCTGTAGTGCTGTCAGAGCCACTGCCACACGTCCACGCCGGCCTGGAGGAGCTTCCGTACTCCTCCTCCGCCAGGTTCTGCCCGTACAGAGACA CACAAATAGGACGACCAAACTTCAGTATCAGCTTAAGCAATGACAACACCAAGGTGACCCTTCATATTAAGGACCCACTTACGGCAATCAAGAGAGATGGGATCTTTCTCAACATCCGACAGATCTTCAGACAGGATCTGAAGTACCGGGTTCTCTACAACAAAGCTGGACAAACTGGGAAG AAGAAGAAGCTGTCACAGAGCAGCATGGTGGAGCTCGCATCGCTGGACAAAAGCGGGAGCTATTGTTTCAGCGTTGCCGCATTCATTCCCTCCCGCAGAGCCGACAGGCAGCTGGGGACATGGTCACACCTCCGATGTTCCCCACGCTCGGACCGGTCCCCATTGGCAG AGTATGACCTGAACGTGATTGGGGGTCTTATTGGCCTGCTGCTGATATCTGCGCTGGCAGGAGTGACGGTGACCGTGGTGTGCTGCAGGCGACGCAGGCGACAGAACCAGAAGAAGTGTGTCGCCACGGATGAAGTGTAA
- the znf414 gene encoding zinc finger protein 414 isoform X2 gives MRPSSTCRSCFDCFMRHCPVQSSVCRIIVPVSVQVISTETMDYKQDPTLQQAGSHHEGPSLPCTFFSCKRTFTDAESLSSHLRDHQASTQSLPGKLFLCSSTGCNGQFTSMQQLMDHMRHHYKPNYFFLCESCRAKLRSYRTLLKHLQTCAKVAKTKAGRGVVQTPVPDAAEPYIAPPETTLEQMESEPEPTFAFPLATASLDSSIPHEHSSDLQAIDPAGLGRALSDASQSSPQLSAAVPPVTSPAELRSSRDTPIGSLPGPHGSNAVWRKNQDAPGPIMHRRNSSPASQTISRGEVQGSPSTAASCGNTPGDATAACNVATILPAARR, from the exons ATGCGTCCATCCAGTACGTGCCGTTCGTGTTTTGACTGCTTTATGCGACATTGTCCAGTACAATCTAGCGTCTGCAGGATTATCGTGCCCGTCTCAG TTCAGGTAATTTCCACTGAAACAATGGACTACAAGCAAGATCCTACACTACAACAAGCTGGCAGTCACCATGAAG GTCCTAGTTTGCCCTGCACATTCTTCAGTTGTAAGAGGACATTCACTGATGCAGAGTCGTTAAGCAGTCACCTCCGAGACCACCAGGCCTCTACACAGTCACTTCCTG GGAAATTGTTCTTATGTTCTTCAACAGGGTGTAATGGTCAATTTACCAGCATGCAACAGTTGATGGATCACATGAGGCACCACTACAAACCTAATTATTTCTTCTT GTGTGAGAGCTGTCGGGCTAAGTTGCGTTCTTACCGCACTCTCCTGAAACACCTCCAGACTTGCGCCAAAGTGGCCAAGACCAAGGCTGGTCGAGGCGTAGTTCAGACACCAGTTCCAGATGCTGCAGAGCCTTATATTGCCCCACCAGAGACTACGTTGGAGCAGATGGAGTCAGAACCTGAACCCACTTTTGCCTTTCCATTAGCCACAGCATCACTTGACTCCTCTATACCACACGAGCACTCATCTGACCTCCAAGCTATAGATCCTGCCGGGCTTGGAAGGGCGCTGTCTGATGCCAGCCAGTCTTCTCCTCAACTGTCAGCAGCTGTGCCTCCAGTCACTTCTCCAGCAGAGCTCCGATCCAGCAGAGACACTCCCATTGGGAGTCTTCCTGGACCACATGGTTCCAATGCTGTCTGGAGGAAAAACCAAG ACGCTCCTGGGCCCATAATGCACAGAAGGAACTCTTCTCCAGCCAGTCAGACTATAAGTAGAGGTGAAGTCCAG GGCAGTCCTTCCACAGCCGCATCCTGTGGGAACACACCAGGGGACGCTACGGCTGCCTGCAATGTGGCCACTATACTCCCAGCCGCAAGGAGATGA
- the LOC114802402 gene encoding tissue factor-like isoform X3: MDRQRSPSCIQSMETECDLTDQLKDLKATYTAVVLSEPLPHVHAGLEELPYSSSARFCPYRDTQIGRPNFSISLSNDNTKVTLHIKDPLTAIKRDGIFLNIRQIFRQDLKYRVLYNKAGQTGKKKKLSQSSMVELASLDKSGSYCFSVAAFIPSRRADRQLGTWSHLRCSPRSDRSPLAGECERCRFCQLMFIGMVSFFSYCTVQHCIPHMAAAELLGMQQGMFTQFHKNVPFNCF; this comes from the exons ATGGACCGACAGAGGAGCCCTTCCTGCATTCAAAGCATGGAGACCGAGTGCGACCTGACCGACCAGCTGAAGGACCTGAAGGCCACCTACACCGCTGTAGTGCTGTCAGAGCCACTGCCACACGTCCACGCCGGCCTGGAGGAGCTTCCGTACTCCTCCTCCGCCAGGTTCTGCCCGTACAGAGACA CACAAATAGGACGACCAAACTTCAGTATCAGCTTAAGCAATGACAACACCAAGGTGACCCTTCATATTAAGGACCCACTTACGGCAATCAAGAGAGATGGGATCTTTCTCAACATCCGACAGATCTTCAGACAGGATCTGAAGTACCGGGTTCTCTACAACAAAGCTGGACAAACTGGGAAG AAGAAGAAGCTGTCACAGAGCAGCATGGTGGAGCTCGCATCGCTGGACAAAAGCGGGAGCTATTGTTTCAGCGTTGCCGCATTCATTCCCTCCCGCAGAGCCGACAGGCAGCTGGGGACATGGTCACACCTCCGATGTTCCCCACGCTCGGACCGGTCCCCATTGGCAGGTGAGTGTGAACGGTGTCGTTTCTGTCAGCTCATGTTTATAGGCatggttagttttttttcttattgtacAGTGCAGCACTGCATTCCTCACATGGCAGCAGCTGAACTACTTGGAATGCAGCAGGGAATGTTTACACAGTTTCACAAGAATGTCCCCTTTAACTGTTTTTGA
- the znf414 gene encoding zinc finger protein 414 isoform X3, with amino-acid sequence MDYKQDPTLQQAGSHHEGPSLPCTFFSCKRTFTDAESLSSHLRDHQASTQSLPGKLFLCSSTGCNGQFTSMQQLMDHMRHHYKPNYFFLCESCRAKLRSYRTLLKHLQTCAKVAKTKAGRGVVQTPVPDAAEPYIAPPETTLEQMESEPEPTFAFPLATASLDSSIPHEHSSDLQAIDPAGLGRALSDASQSSPQLSAAVPPVTSPAELRSSRDTPIGSLPGPHGSNAVWRKNQGQSFHSRILWEHTRGRYGCLQCGHYTPSRKEMTEHIEDQHKNPAARVSSEIGMWIPNN; translated from the exons ATGGACTACAAGCAAGATCCTACACTACAACAAGCTGGCAGTCACCATGAAG GTCCTAGTTTGCCCTGCACATTCTTCAGTTGTAAGAGGACATTCACTGATGCAGAGTCGTTAAGCAGTCACCTCCGAGACCACCAGGCCTCTACACAGTCACTTCCTG GGAAATTGTTCTTATGTTCTTCAACAGGGTGTAATGGTCAATTTACCAGCATGCAACAGTTGATGGATCACATGAGGCACCACTACAAACCTAATTATTTCTTCTT GTGTGAGAGCTGTCGGGCTAAGTTGCGTTCTTACCGCACTCTCCTGAAACACCTCCAGACTTGCGCCAAAGTGGCCAAGACCAAGGCTGGTCGAGGCGTAGTTCAGACACCAGTTCCAGATGCTGCAGAGCCTTATATTGCCCCACCAGAGACTACGTTGGAGCAGATGGAGTCAGAACCTGAACCCACTTTTGCCTTTCCATTAGCCACAGCATCACTTGACTCCTCTATACCACACGAGCACTCATCTGACCTCCAAGCTATAGATCCTGCCGGGCTTGGAAGGGCGCTGTCTGATGCCAGCCAGTCTTCTCCTCAACTGTCAGCAGCTGTGCCTCCAGTCACTTCTCCAGCAGAGCTCCGATCCAGCAGAGACACTCCCATTGGGAGTCTTCCTGGACCACATGGTTCCAATGCTGTCTGGAGGAAAAACCAAG GGCAGTCCTTCCACAGCCGCATCCTGTGGGAACACACCAGGGGACGCTACGGCTGCCTGCAATGTGGCCACTATACTCCCAGCCGCAAGGAGATGACTGAGCACATTGAGGACCAGCACAAAAACCCTGCTGCCAGAGTCAGCAGCGAAATTGGAATGTGGATTCCAAACAATTAA
- the LOC114802402 gene encoding tissue factor-like isoform X1, whose amino-acid sequence MDAATLVNFALVALATQSLGQDFLPTAENITWSSSNFKTMLMWSPPPKNYSYTVEFSSDGMDRQRSPSCIQSMETECDLTDQLKDLKATYTAVVLSEPLPHVHAGLEELPYSSSARFCPYRDTQIGRPNFSISLSNDNTKVTLHIKDPLTAIKRDGIFLNIRQIFRQDLKYRVLYNKAGQTGKKKKLSQSSMVELASLDKSGSYCFSVAAFIPSRRADRQLGTWSHLRCSPRSDRSPLAGECERCRFCQLMFIGMVSFFSYCTVQHCIPHMAAAELLGMQQGMFTQFHKNVPFNCF is encoded by the exons ATGGACGCGGCGACTTTGGTGAACTTCGCCCTGGTCGCGTTGGCTACTCAGAGTTTAG GACAAGATTTTTTGCCTACTGCAGAAAATATAACCTGGTCATCTTCCAATTTCAAGACCATGTTAATGTGGAGCCCACCACCCAAAAATTATTCCTACACAGTGGAATTTTCAAG TGACGGCATGGACCGACAGAGGAGCCCTTCCTGCATTCAAAGCATGGAGACCGAGTGCGACCTGACCGACCAGCTGAAGGACCTGAAGGCCACCTACACCGCTGTAGTGCTGTCAGAGCCACTGCCACACGTCCACGCCGGCCTGGAGGAGCTTCCGTACTCCTCCTCCGCCAGGTTCTGCCCGTACAGAGACA CACAAATAGGACGACCAAACTTCAGTATCAGCTTAAGCAATGACAACACCAAGGTGACCCTTCATATTAAGGACCCACTTACGGCAATCAAGAGAGATGGGATCTTTCTCAACATCCGACAGATCTTCAGACAGGATCTGAAGTACCGGGTTCTCTACAACAAAGCTGGACAAACTGGGAAG AAGAAGAAGCTGTCACAGAGCAGCATGGTGGAGCTCGCATCGCTGGACAAAAGCGGGAGCTATTGTTTCAGCGTTGCCGCATTCATTCCCTCCCGCAGAGCCGACAGGCAGCTGGGGACATGGTCACACCTCCGATGTTCCCCACGCTCGGACCGGTCCCCATTGGCAGGTGAGTGTGAACGGTGTCGTTTCTGTCAGCTCATGTTTATAGGCatggttagttttttttcttattgtacAGTGCAGCACTGCATTCCTCACATGGCAGCAGCTGAACTACTTGGAATGCAGCAGGGAATGTTTACACAGTTTCACAAGAATGTCCCCTTTAACTGTTTTTGA